The following proteins are encoded in a genomic region of Rhinolophus ferrumequinum isolate MPI-CBG mRhiFer1 chromosome 17, mRhiFer1_v1.p, whole genome shotgun sequence:
- the LOC117036670 gene encoding protein yippee-like 5, with product MGRIFLDHIGGTRLFSCANCDTILTNRSELISTRFTGATGRAFLFNKVVNLQYSEVQDRVMLTGRHMVRDVSCKNCNSKLGWIYEFATEDSQRYKEGRVILERALVRESEGFEEHVPSDNS from the coding sequence ATGGGCAGAATTTTCCTTGATCATATTGGTGGTACCCGTCTGTTTTCTTGTGCAAACTGTGATACGATTCTGACCAACCGCTCAGAACTCATCTCTACTCGGTTCACAGGCGCCACTGGCAGagcatttctttttaacaagGTAGTTAACCTGCAGTACAGTGAAGTTCAAGACCGGGTCATGCTCACTGGCCGCCACATGGTTCGAGACGTGAGCTGCAAAAACTGCAATAGCAAACTGGGATGGATCTATGAGTTTGCCACTGAAGACAGCCAGCGTTACAAGGAAGGCCGTGTGATCCTGGAACGCGCTCTGGTCCGGGAGAGTGAGGGCTTTGAGGAGCATGTACCATCTGATAACTCTTGA